The window AAAAGCTTGGCCAAGAATCTTAAAATCGGACAACTTATTTTCATTCTCCTACCTACTTTCTTACTTTCTTAGCTTATTCCCAGGATTTTATCAATTCTCGCCTTGTCAAAACCAACGATGATCTGGTTACCAATTTCAATTACTGGAACTCCCATCTGTCCGGACTTTCTCACCATTTCCTCGGCTCCTCTTGGATCTTTGGAAACATCAACCTCCACGAATGGAATACCCAGTTGCCTAAAGTACTCCTTTGCCCTTCTGCACCAGGGACACGTCGGTGTTGTGTATATCTTGACTCTTACGTGCGCCATGTATTCACGACCTCCTTTCTGCTACGAGATTTTACTTAAAAGTACTTTTTCGCCGCGTGTTCTACAGCGATTGCGCCGTCGGCTGCTGCCGTAACAATTTGCCTTAAGTTCTTCACTCTTATATCTCCAACCGCGTAAACACCAGGCACGTTCGTTTCCATGTTTTCGTCGGTTAAGATATATCCGTATTCATTCATTTGCACGAAGCCTCTGAAAATTTCAGTTTTCGGAACAAGTCCAACGTAAATGAACACACCTTCGGCCTTAATAACCTGTTCTTCATTCGTATCGTTATTCACGATCACAACTTCTTCAACCTTGTTGGTTCCGCGAATTTCCTTCACAACGTGATTAGTAATAACCCTGATTTTAGGGTTATTCAGCACTCGTTCCTGAAGAACCTTGGCTGCGGTTAAGTACGGAAGGTTCTGCACCATAGTAATGCTCTTGACGATTTTCGCCAAAAAGTGCGATTCGTCACACGCGCTGTCACCACCACCAACGACAACAACGTCCTTATCTTTAAACAAGTAACCATCACAAGCAGCGCAGTACGTCACACCTCTTCCACGAAATTCGGCCTCGCCGGGTACTCCTAATTTTCTCGGTTCAGTTCCTGTTGCTATTATCAGTACTCGGCCTTTAACTTTTCTGCCATCGTCGAGTTCGACGACTTTGTAATCATCTTCGACGTACGCCTTTTGGGCGAACGCATAGTGAATCTCCGCACCGAAATGCCTTGCGTGATCGGCAAATTTTTGTGCCAGTGCCTGCCCTTCGATGCTTATCTCACCAGGCCAGTTTTCCACTACATGCGTTTGCGTTACCGCACCACCCTCGATGGCTTTTTCTATCACCAACGCAGTCAAGCCAGCTCTACGTGCATATATAGCGGCTGTCAAACCGGCTGGGCCACCACCAACTATGACCACGTCGTAATAGTCCTTTATCTCGGCTCCAAATCCTCCGATTTCGAACATGTCCATGTCCGGTTCCTCCCTTCAAAGATGAGCGACCAACGTGCGCATCAACACGGTTGGTCGCTCTGACTTTCAAGTTGAATTAACTACGATGCTCGGTTCATTTTGAAAGCTCAAGAACCTGCTGCAAGAACTGGGGCTCTGGATACGCACCAATAAAATACCTATCGGGATTCCTGTTTATGGCTATGTGCGGAACGGACGAGACTCCAAATTCTTCGCTAAGATCGTAAAATTCGTTCGCTTCGATAACCTCGGCCGTGACCATGTCACTCGCCAGTGCCATGTTATGTGCCGTTAATGCGGCCCTCGGACAGTATGGACATGTCGGTGTCACAAAAACACTGATTTTCACAGGTCTATCCAGGCTTTGGAGCTTTTTTATCGTGTCCTCCGAAAGTTGCGGCTTTGCACCCTTACCAAACGTGACGATATCTTGAATCAGCGTGCCGAATTCGTGACCCGACGGGATTCCGTAGAACCTAACACCTCTGTCCTTTCCATCGCTCAATGTAAGAATAAGTGCAGGAGCATATTCTACTTTGTATTCAGCACCCTTTTCACTGTTCTTGTGGTACTTTTCAACGATGATCTTGTCGGAAAGTTCCTTCACCTCGTCCAAAAGTTGACTCTCAAGGTCACAGTACTCGCAGTTCTCATCGTAGAAGAAAAGAAGCTTAACCTCGTTTTGAAGTTCCTTTGAGAAAAGATCCTGTAAGTATCTTCTGTCTTTTTCCGCTAACAAACCCATCTAAAACACCTCCAACTCTTCTTGTTCCTTCGGGAATATTATACCCCAAGGAAACCGAATTAGTGTTACCTAACTGTTAAATTTAGACAAATTTTGTCTATTTTTCCTCCCCAGCCCCGGTGCGTTGTAATGGAAGTATGTATTCTTTCCATAAGTTTCGCAGAAATATCACCGTTGGAAAGGCAATAAGAACGCCCACGAAATTCATCAAGCTTGCGAATATAATGAGCGAGACAACGAGGGCAAACCAGTGGATTCTCAGGTTTGAGCTTTGAATCTTTGGGCCGTAAGTCCACGATTCGAGCTGGTTTACACCGACAAGCAGCACTGTAATCCAGAGAAGTCCAGCAAGCCCCTTTTCAGCAAGTGCAAAGATATACATAGGTATTGAGGAAACTATGATTCCAACGATGGGAAAAAAACCGCCCAGAAATGTTAGAATCCCCAGTGAAATGGCCGACGGAATTTTGAGTAGAATTAGTCCTACCGTGGTTATACTTGCGCTGATTGCAGAAACGAGGATCATACCTCTGACAAAACGTTTTATATCGTGAAAAAAGGATAGTATGAATCTCTCAACCCTTTCTGGATCGTCCAAGAATAGCTTATGGATGCGTGGGCGAACGTAGGCCTTTATACTCTCAAGACCTATCAAGGTGGCTATTAGAAGTGTCACCATTGTAACAATAGCTGGAAGAATGTTGGCTACCGCTCCGAGTACTTTCATGACAAAATCCGATACGTTATTTTTCAGTTCGTCGATAAGCGGCAAAACCCAATCTGGTAGAGAATGTAGCTTCGTCGATTGAACTATCTTAAATGTGTCTATGATTCGCCTGACTATGTTTGGAAAAACCGATAGGCTGGCGTATATTAGCAAGATGACTGTTAGCACGTAAGCCACTGTAGCAAGAACTTTTATCTTCGTCCTTTTTACAATGATCTCCCTCGGGACTTCGAGGAGAACTGAAAGATAAAAAGCTACCACGATCGCACCGATAACGAACGGAACTGCGCGAGCGAGGAACAGAAAGAACAAGAAATAAAATATCAAGAGGAATATATCCCTGAAGCATTTTCGTTCGCTTACCCTTTGAACCATTCTATCAACGCCTTCGTTACCGCTTCTTTTTCTATATCGTTACTCAGCACATGACCGGATCTTTCAAACACCAGTAACTTACGCCGTTCGGATTTGACGTTATCGTAGATAAACTGTGCGGCTTTTAAGGGAACGGTATTGTCGTTACGTGCAGCCATCACGAGGATATCGGATGTTATTTCCTTGACGCACTTCCTTGACAGTTTCATCAGTTTCCAAAGTTCC is drawn from Fervidobacterium thailandense and contains these coding sequences:
- the pdo gene encoding protein disulfide oxidoreductase yields the protein MGLLAEKDRRYLQDLFSKELQNEVKLLFFYDENCEYCDLESQLLDEVKELSDKIIVEKYHKNSEKGAEYKVEYAPALILTLSDGKDRGVRFYGIPSGHEFGTLIQDIVTFGKGAKPQLSEDTIKKLQSLDRPVKISVFVTPTCPYCPRAALTAHNMALASDMVTAEVIEANEFYDLSEEFGVSSVPHIAINRNPDRYFIGAYPEPQFLQQVLELSK
- a CDS encoding AI-2E family transporter — protein: MVQRVSERKCFRDIFLLIFYFLFFLFLARAVPFVIGAIVVAFYLSVLLEVPREIIVKRTKIKVLATVAYVLTVILLIYASLSVFPNIVRRIIDTFKIVQSTKLHSLPDWVLPLIDELKNNVSDFVMKVLGAVANILPAIVTMVTLLIATLIGLESIKAYVRPRIHKLFLDDPERVERFILSFFHDIKRFVRGMILVSAISASITTVGLILLKIPSAISLGILTFLGGFFPIVGIIVSSIPMYIFALAEKGLAGLLWITVLLVGVNQLESWTYGPKIQSSNLRIHWFALVVSLIIFASLMNFVGVLIAFPTVIFLRNLWKEYILPLQRTGAGEEK
- a CDS encoding glutaredoxin family protein, producing the protein MAHVRVKIYTTPTCPWCRRAKEYFRQLGIPFVEVDVSKDPRGAEEMVRKSGQMGVPVIEIGNQIIVGFDKARIDKILGIS
- the trxB gene encoding thioredoxin-disulfide reductase — protein: MDMFEIGGFGAEIKDYYDVVIVGGGPAGLTAAIYARRAGLTALVIEKAIEGGAVTQTHVVENWPGEISIEGQALAQKFADHARHFGAEIHYAFAQKAYVEDDYKVVELDDGRKVKGRVLIIATGTEPRKLGVPGEAEFRGRGVTYCAACDGYLFKDKDVVVVGGGDSACDESHFLAKIVKSITMVQNLPYLTAAKVLQERVLNNPKIRVITNHVVKEIRGTNKVEEVVIVNNDTNEEQVIKAEGVFIYVGLVPKTEIFRGFVQMNEYGYILTDENMETNVPGVYAVGDIRVKNLRQIVTAAADGAIAVEHAAKKYF